One part of the Chloroflexota bacterium genome encodes these proteins:
- a CDS encoding HlyC/CorC family transporter, with protein sequence MDTVIVRLLGVLFLLLMNGFFVAVEFAAVSARRSRIDQQAESGAVGARRAQRMLGDTDRVLAASQLGITMASLALGWVGEPFVADLIEPPLSGLPIGQWVSVKDVAHAASAVIAFTAITALHIVIGEQAPKVWAIRNAERVITMASVPMIAFDRLFRPFIYVLDHATEWVLKLFGTQPISGHRVYHSVEELKQLVSDSQEGGVLEASEEEMIHNVFEFADRQVSEAMVPRPDIAGLEATATLNEFLTLFSESHFSRYPLYEGDLDNIIGFVTIKDVLNFLASEGPAARQQPAVQLMRPAMHVPEFKQVGDLFEEMKTQGISLAVIVDEYGGTAGIVTQGGILEVLVGRLRDEAEDDEPEVSQLDELTAEVDAQLRIEEVNEELKTDLPEHDAYETLAGLILFQLQRIPASGERLTIGAVQLTIKEMQGAKIEKVEVKRTDPAPAAKTGDEQVVASRLTRES encoded by the coding sequence GTGGATACTGTCATCGTACGCCTGCTTGGCGTGCTCTTCTTGCTGCTGATGAACGGATTCTTCGTCGCCGTCGAGTTTGCGGCGGTCAGCGCGCGCCGCTCGCGCATCGATCAACAGGCGGAATCCGGCGCGGTCGGCGCCAGGCGCGCCCAGCGCATGTTGGGCGACACCGACCGGGTGCTGGCGGCCTCACAGCTTGGCATCACGATGGCCAGCCTGGCGCTCGGCTGGGTGGGCGAGCCGTTCGTCGCCGATCTGATCGAGCCGCCCCTGAGCGGATTGCCGATTGGCCAGTGGGTCAGCGTCAAGGACGTGGCGCACGCCGCCAGCGCGGTGATCGCGTTTACGGCGATTACGGCGCTGCACATTGTCATCGGTGAGCAGGCGCCGAAGGTCTGGGCGATCCGCAACGCCGAGCGCGTCATCACGATGGCCTCCGTGCCGATGATCGCCTTCGACCGGCTGTTCCGCCCGTTCATCTATGTGCTCGATCACGCGACGGAGTGGGTGCTCAAGCTGTTCGGCACGCAACCGATCAGCGGCCACCGCGTCTATCACTCGGTCGAGGAGTTGAAGCAACTGGTCAGCGACAGCCAGGAAGGCGGCGTGCTCGAAGCGAGCGAAGAAGAGATGATTCACAACGTCTTCGAGTTCGCCGACCGCCAGGTGAGCGAGGCGATGGTGCCGCGCCCGGACATCGCCGGGCTGGAGGCGACGGCGACGCTCAATGAATTCCTGACCCTGTTCTCGGAGTCGCACTTCAGCCGCTACCCGCTCTACGAGGGCGACCTCGACAACATCATCGGCTTCGTCACGATCAAGGACGTGCTGAACTTCCTCGCCTCGGAAGGCCCGGCCGCGCGCCAGCAGCCGGCTGTGCAGTTGATGCGCCCGGCCATGCATGTGCCGGAGTTCAAGCAGGTCGGCGACCTGTTTGAGGAAATGAAGACGCAAGGCATCTCGCTGGCGGTCATCGTGGACGAGTACGGCGGCACAGCCGGCATCGTGACACAGGGCGGCATCCTCGAAGTGCTGGTCGGGCGGCTGCGCGACGAAGCGGAGGACGACGAGCCGGAGGTCAGCCAACTCGACGAGTTGACCGCCGAGGTGGACGCCCAGTTGCGCATCGAGGAAGTCAACGAGGAACTCAAGACCGACCTGCCGGAGCACGACGCCTACGAAACACTGGCCGGGCTGATCCTGTTTCAGCTGCAGCGCATCCCCGCCAGCGGCGAGCGGCTAACCATCGGCGCTGTGCAGTTGACGATCAAAGAGATGCAGGGCGCCAAGATCGAAAAGGTCGAGGTCAAGCGCACTGACCCGGCGCCGGCGGCGAAGACAGGCGACGAGCAGGTCGTGGCCAGCCGTCTGACGCGGGAGTCATAG
- a CDS encoding DUF2442 domain-containing protein: MAIVVAVKALELYRVWLKFSTGEERVVDLLPLMRGPIFEPMRSNADYFRTVRVDSELGTIVWENGADLDPDVLYGSHQPAWMDAERTPV; the protein is encoded by the coding sequence ATGGCCATAGTGGTGGCGGTGAAGGCGCTGGAGCTCTACCGGGTATGGCTGAAGTTCTCGACGGGCGAAGAACGGGTCGTGGATTTGCTCCCATTGATGCGAGGGCCGATCTTTGAGCCGATGCGATCCAACGCCGATTATTTCCGCACCGTGCGCGTTGACTCGGAATTAGGCACGATCGTATGGGAGAATGGCGCCGATTTGGATCCGGACGTGTTGTACGGTAGCCATCAACCGGCATGGATGGATGCCGAGCGGACACCGGTGTAA
- a CDS encoding DUF4160 domain-containing protein, whose translation MPRISQFFGIVIAMYHSDHAPPHFHVKYAEFMAVVEIDTLDIREGQIPRRALNMVLEWAALHRAALRLDWEKAQAGLPLDWIEPLD comes from the coding sequence ATGCCACGGATAAGCCAGTTCTTTGGCATTGTAATTGCCATGTATCATAGCGATCATGCGCCGCCGCACTTCCATGTGAAGTATGCGGAGTTCATGGCTGTGGTGGAAATCGACACATTGGACATCCGCGAGGGGCAAATACCACGCCGGGCGCTGAATATGGTGTTAGAATGGGCTGCGCTTCATAGGGCAGCACTGCGTTTGGATTGGGAAAAGGCACAAGCAGGTCTGCCGTTGGACTGGATAGAGCCGCTTGATTGA
- a CDS encoding GNAT family N-acetyltransferase: MPIEILPAGMGDVEGIARLHRTVLGYTLNGELGEAHLRRLYRGLLISPHGVLFRAHDTDADGQPVVGFVSGADDAAALQVDLIRTPGTRIALSLAWGLVRRPWLVGKLITQTLINRPVLHQGSIVTATLTTVGVRPDYGRRGIGHQLVQALQAAFRARGVRAFHLNTLNTNTYARAFYRELGGRLVRTFRGNDIYLFEL; encoded by the coding sequence ATGCCGATCGAGATCCTGCCGGCCGGAATGGGCGACGTCGAGGGCATCGCGCGCCTGCACCGCACCGTGCTCGGCTACACGCTCAACGGCGAACTGGGTGAGGCGCACCTGCGGCGGTTGTACCGCGGACTGCTCATCTCGCCGCACGGCGTCCTCTTTCGCGCGCACGATACGGACGCGGATGGGCAGCCGGTCGTCGGGTTTGTCAGCGGCGCCGACGATGCGGCCGCGTTGCAGGTTGACCTGATCCGCACGCCGGGCACCCGCATCGCGCTGAGCCTCGCGTGGGGTTTGGTGCGGCGGCCGTGGCTGGTCGGCAAGCTGATTACGCAGACGTTGATCAACCGGCCGGTGCTGCACCAGGGGAGTATCGTGACGGCGACGCTGACGACGGTCGGCGTGCGACCCGACTACGGGCGTCGCGGCATCGGGCACCAGCTTGTGCAGGCCCTGCAAGCCGCCTTCCGCGCGCGCGGTGTGCGCGCCTTCCACCTGAACACGCTTAACACCAACACCTATGCGCGCGCGTTCTACCGCGAACTGGGCGGGCGGTTGGTGCGTACCTTCCGCGGCAACGATATCTACCTGTTTGAGCTGTAG
- the mvk gene encoding mevalonate kinase yields the protein MRFHTGRACGKAILAGEHAVVYGRPALGVPLAQIAATAEIREGTGGATIVAEDLDAVWTLDELGDGHAIAHIVHTTLAKLGEEAPPNFLLTIRSTIPIARGLGSGTAVSTAIVRALAAHYGHTLNAAQVSALVFETEKLYHGTPSGVDNTIIAYEAPVYFVRGQPPQRLRVARPFRLVIVDTGVPSETKVAVGDVRAAWQAEPARYEAIFDAIGKLVEQARDAIEYGRLERLGPLMDANQAHLREIGVSSPELERLIAAAKGAGASGAKLSGGGRGGCMIALVDAATQAAVQAALTAAGAKAVLVSEVGR from the coding sequence ATGCGATTCCACACTGGCCGCGCGTGCGGCAAGGCGATCCTCGCCGGCGAACATGCCGTCGTCTACGGGCGTCCGGCGCTCGGCGTGCCGCTGGCGCAGATCGCGGCTACAGCCGAAATCCGCGAAGGCACCGGCGGCGCGACGATCGTCGCGGAAGATCTCGACGCCGTCTGGACGCTCGACGAGCTGGGCGACGGCCACGCCATCGCACACATCGTCCACACGACGCTGGCGAAGCTCGGCGAAGAGGCGCCGCCGAACTTCCTGCTGACGATCCGCTCGACGATCCCGATTGCGCGCGGGCTTGGCAGCGGCACAGCCGTGTCAACGGCGATCGTGCGCGCGCTGGCCGCGCACTACGGGCACACGCTGAACGCGGCCCAGGTATCGGCGCTGGTGTTCGAGACGGAGAAGCTGTATCACGGCACGCCGAGCGGCGTGGATAACACGATCATCGCGTACGAAGCGCCGGTCTACTTCGTGCGCGGGCAGCCGCCGCAGCGGCTGCGGGTGGCGCGGCCGTTCAGACTGGTCATCGTCGATACCGGCGTGCCGAGCGAGACGAAGGTGGCGGTGGGCGATGTGCGCGCGGCGTGGCAGGCCGAACCGGCGCGCTATGAGGCGATCTTCGACGCGATTGGCAAACTGGTCGAGCAGGCACGCGACGCGATCGAGTACGGGCGCCTCGAACGCCTCGGACCGCTGATGGACGCCAACCAGGCGCACCTGCGGGAGATCGGCGTTTCATCGCCGGAACTGGAGCGGTTGATCGCGGCGGCGAAAGGCGCAGGCGCGTCCGGCGCGAAGCTGTCCGGCGGCGGGCGCGGCGGCTGCATGATCGCGCTGGTCGATGCGGCGACGCAGGCCGCCGTGCAGGCGGCGCTCACGGCGGCGGGGGCCAAAGCGGTGCTGGTGTCGGAGGTGGGAAGGTAG
- a CDS encoding gamma carbonic anhydrase family protein — MTERSHNLDRSRAQIDPSCFIAPNAIVIGDVTMGADASVWYACVLRGDVAPIRIGERTNIQDGTVIHADPGYPTTVGNDVTVGHGAIVHGATVEDGALIGIRATLLNGCVIGAGSVIGAGALVPEGMVVPPNSVVLGVPGKVVRPVDEKLAERNRRGAAGYVRNAQAHRAVWERQRTLVGGLTPPTDERSGA; from the coding sequence ATGACTGAACGCTCCCACAACCTCGACCGGTCGCGCGCGCAGATCGACCCGTCGTGCTTCATCGCGCCGAACGCCATCGTCATCGGCGATGTGACCATGGGGGCGGACGCGTCGGTCTGGTATGCGTGTGTGCTGCGCGGCGATGTCGCGCCGATCCGTATTGGTGAGCGCACCAACATCCAGGACGGCACCGTCATCCATGCCGACCCCGGCTATCCGACCACGGTCGGCAACGATGTCACGGTGGGCCATGGAGCGATCGTACACGGCGCGACGGTCGAGGATGGCGCGCTGATCGGCATTCGCGCGACGTTGCTGAACGGCTGCGTCATCGGCGCGGGCTCGGTCATCGGTGCGGGCGCGCTCGTGCCGGAAGGCATGGTCGTGCCGCCCAACTCGGTCGTGCTCGGCGTGCCGGGTAAGGTCGTGCGCCCGGTCGACGAGAAACTAGCCGAGCGCAACCGGCGCGGCGCGGCGGGCTATGTGCGTAACGCGCAGGCGCACCGCGCGGTGTGGGAGAGACAACGGACGCTGGTCGGCGGCCTCACGCCGCCGACCGATGAGCGCAGCGGGGCATGA
- a CDS encoding YfhO family protein gives MTRLRQISLPALLAFLLPPFFYPEQLLFGQSFYFMDLAWFHYPLRAYIADLWRSGTLPLWNPYSWMGFPLLAESEAGALGIVNAVFLLPIETWQALNLLVLLHAAVAGLCAYALARQCGASPWASLLAALSYAGGGWLTAELTNLNIMIGAAWAPLIGALLLHAIERRSARTAILAGIVFALQITSAHPQMPYYTIILFGAFTAWGLYQRRQSERSRGVPLWRIAGESGALAALAGAIGIGLSAPQWLTGLELLSLSRRAQGLPEQAQQMLSLPPVNVLALIFPRLFLLPTATWRTTGIFDEFHFYLGLIPLVCLAAAALRRDRPVVLFAFLLAALSAVLALGHFTPVYAIASGLPLLSSFRIPARWLFITSVAAIILIGHGADGLLALARDPSARPQLLRLRRMLTILYLALALTVPFALVARPPDDAALKQEDVFSIERVTTREQVVARLPGEAIAFALLGGAALAAFWALTLRPAARGPAAALLVIAGIDLCGASGAVGIAPSYWDGARPLAEFVKQNDPCARIFSTGGYLDVVPRLGDAEPAGWRVLASSGENDLPLGLQRTEDLLTAGTFLQYLRLTSTHWLVIPRELPKVVNRHARIGQATAAGLSRVWQSDALNVYEVPDPLPRVFVVYDVTAADTREAALAWLANPQSDVQNAAVVEDALSLLKPRTGLRATPARLRSYGALDVQVEADAQAPGLLVLTDVLYPGWRVWVDGVEQPIVRADYLFRGVWIGAGSHQVAFRFESGVFLLGALVSGITAATALVGWAIAPRMARR, from the coding sequence ATGACGCGACTGCGACAAATCTCCCTGCCGGCGCTGCTGGCATTCCTCCTGCCGCCGTTCTTTTATCCCGAGCAACTGCTGTTCGGGCAGTCGTTCTACTTCATGGACCTCGCGTGGTTCCATTACCCGCTCCGCGCGTACATCGCCGACCTGTGGCGCTCCGGCACGCTGCCGCTCTGGAATCCGTATTCGTGGATGGGCTTTCCGCTGCTCGCGGAATCCGAAGCGGGCGCGCTGGGCATCGTCAATGCCGTGTTTCTGCTGCCGATCGAGACCTGGCAGGCGCTGAACCTGCTCGTATTACTGCACGCAGCGGTCGCGGGTCTCTGCGCGTATGCGCTGGCGCGCCAGTGCGGCGCCAGCCCGTGGGCGTCGCTGCTCGCCGCGCTATCGTATGCCGGCGGCGGCTGGCTGACGGCCGAACTGACGAACCTGAACATCATGATCGGCGCGGCGTGGGCGCCACTGATCGGCGCGCTGCTCCTGCACGCCATCGAACGACGCAGCGCGCGGACCGCCATCCTCGCGGGCATCGTATTTGCATTGCAGATCACGTCGGCGCACCCGCAGATGCCGTACTATACCATCATCCTGTTCGGGGCATTCACGGCCTGGGGGCTATACCAGCGCCGGCAATCCGAGCGCAGCCGTGGCGTGCCGCTCTGGCGTATCGCCGGCGAGAGCGGCGCACTGGCGGCTCTGGCAGGCGCGATTGGGATCGGCTTAAGCGCGCCGCAGTGGCTGACCGGCCTCGAATTACTCTCGCTCTCGCGCCGCGCGCAGGGCTTGCCGGAGCAGGCACAGCAGATGCTCTCGCTGCCGCCCGTGAATGTGCTGGCGCTGATCTTCCCGCGTCTGTTCCTGCTCCCTACGGCAACCTGGCGCACAACCGGCATCTTCGACGAGTTTCACTTCTACCTCGGCCTCATCCCGCTCGTGTGCCTCGCGGCGGCCGCGCTGCGCCGCGACCGCCCCGTCGTGCTGTTCGCTTTCCTTCTCGCGGCCCTGTCGGCGGTGCTGGCGCTCGGTCACTTCACGCCGGTGTACGCGATCGCCTCGGGCCTGCCGTTGCTATCGTCGTTCCGCATCCCCGCGCGCTGGTTGTTCATTACGTCCGTCGCCGCCATCATCCTCATCGGTCACGGCGCCGACGGCCTGCTGGCGCTGGCACGCGATCCGTCAGCCCGGCCACAACTGCTGCGCCTGCGGCGCATGTTGACGATACTCTATCTGGCACTGGCGCTGACCGTGCCGTTCGCGCTCGTCGCGCGGCCGCCAGATGACGCGGCACTCAAGCAGGAAGATGTGTTCAGTATCGAGCGTGTGACCACGCGCGAGCAGGTTGTCGCGCGACTGCCCGGCGAGGCGATTGCGTTTGCGCTCCTTGGCGGCGCGGCGCTGGCGGCGTTCTGGGCGCTCACTCTGCGTCCGGCGGCGCGCGGCCCGGCCGCCGCATTGCTCGTCATTGCCGGAATCGACCTGTGTGGCGCGAGCGGCGCGGTGGGGATCGCGCCGTCGTACTGGGACGGCGCGCGCCCGCTCGCCGAGTTTGTGAAGCAGAACGATCCCTGTGCGCGCATCTTCTCGACCGGCGGCTACCTCGACGTGGTGCCGCGCCTCGGCGACGCCGAGCCGGCCGGTTGGCGCGTCCTGGCCAGTTCGGGCGAAAATGATCTGCCACTGGGCTTGCAGCGCACCGAAGACCTGCTCACGGCCGGAACGTTCCTCCAGTACCTGCGCCTGACGAGCACGCACTGGCTTGTCATACCGCGCGAACTGCCCAAAGTCGTGAACCGCCATGCCAGGATCGGGCAGGCAACGGCGGCCGGATTGTCGCGCGTGTGGCAATCGGACGCGCTGAACGTGTACGAAGTGCCCGACCCGTTGCCGCGCGTGTTTGTCGTGTACGACGTCACAGCAGCCGATACGCGCGAGGCGGCGCTGGCCTGGCTGGCCAATCCGCAGAGCGATGTGCAGAATGCGGCCGTGGTCGAGGACGCTTTGTCGCTATTGAAGCCGCGCACCGGTTTGCGCGCGACGCCGGCACGCTTGCGCTCGTACGGGGCGCTGGACGTGCAGGTCGAGGCTGACGCGCAGGCGCCCGGTTTGCTCGTGCTGACCGACGTATTGTATCCCGGCTGGCGCGTGTGGGTGGATGGCGTCGAGCAGCCGATCGTGCGCGCAGACTACCTGTTCCGGGGCGTGTGGATTGGGGCCGGCTCGCACCAGGTGGCGTTCCGCTTTGAGTCCGGCGTCTTTTTGCTCGGTGCGCTGGTGAGCGGCATCACGGCGGCAACGGCGTTGGTCGGCTGGGCCATTGCACCGCGTATGGCGCGGAGATAG
- a CDS encoding MFS transporter, translating into MNVFRKDWLDSVPPDALRLCLSTFLTSLPIGYLTIVLPIYFNKIGINPADIGGLYTVSSIVSAILLIVFGVVADRLGRKPFVIIGLALPMISYVLFLVTTDVTVLTLAAGIGGVGLANGVAGALSGAGFNALLAEKTTEANRTYVFSLGSAAWTVALMVGSLLAGLPEFLQANFGWAVAASYHPLFWISLGVTAFGVLAVAPVSEAHKPSAGQGWRALAPHRSAGNIAKLSLFMGLIGLGLGFSIQLMSLWFYLRFGVSGDFLGPFYALGEGLSVTAVYIVPRLTRALGTAKTLILTQGIASLVLAGMVIAPTPAFAALLYLMRQYLMNLAWPAQQSYIMGAVDPAERATASSLTFGAWSFANAASPRLAGEWLSQGRLELPILAGVASYLLSVGSFWLFFRRTHLPVDAEPAPVS; encoded by the coding sequence ATGAACGTGTTTCGCAAAGACTGGCTCGACTCGGTCCCGCCCGACGCATTGCGGCTCTGCCTGTCGACCTTCCTGACCTCGCTGCCGATCGGCTATTTGACGATTGTCTTGCCGATCTACTTTAACAAGATTGGCATCAATCCTGCTGACATCGGCGGGCTGTATACTGTCAGCAGTATCGTCAGCGCGATCCTGCTGATCGTATTCGGTGTTGTCGCCGACCGCCTGGGCCGCAAGCCGTTTGTCATCATCGGGCTGGCGCTGCCTATGATCTCGTATGTGCTGTTCCTGGTGACAACCGATGTGACCGTTCTGACATTGGCGGCCGGCATCGGTGGCGTCGGGCTGGCGAACGGCGTGGCTGGCGCGCTTTCCGGCGCGGGCTTTAACGCGTTGCTGGCCGAGAAGACGACCGAGGCCAACCGCACCTACGTCTTCAGTCTGGGCAGCGCCGCGTGGACGGTTGCGTTGATGGTCGGGTCGCTGCTGGCGGGACTGCCGGAGTTCTTGCAGGCCAACTTCGGCTGGGCGGTCGCCGCCTCGTACCATCCGCTGTTCTGGATATCGCTCGGCGTGACCGCATTCGGCGTGCTTGCCGTCGCGCCGGTCAGCGAGGCGCACAAGCCGAGCGCCGGGCAAGGCTGGCGCGCATTGGCGCCGCACCGCTCGGCCGGTAACATCGCTAAATTGTCGCTATTCATGGGGCTGATCGGTCTTGGCCTCGGATTCAGCATCCAGCTCATGTCGCTCTGGTTCTACCTGCGCTTCGGCGTCAGCGGCGACTTCCTCGGCCCGTTCTATGCACTGGGCGAGGGGCTGTCGGTCACGGCGGTGTATATTGTCCCGCGCCTCACGCGCGCGCTCGGCACGGCGAAGACGCTGATCCTGACGCAGGGCATCGCCTCGTTGGTGCTGGCCGGCATGGTCATCGCGCCGACGCCGGCGTTTGCCGCCCTCCTGTACCTCATGCGACAGTACTTGATGAATCTCGCATGGCCGGCGCAGCAGTCGTACATCATGGGCGCGGTCGATCCGGCCGAACGCGCCACCGCCAGCAGCCTGACGTTCGGCGCATGGAGCTTCGCGAACGCGGCCAGCCCGCGCCTGGCCGGTGAATGGCTCAGCCAGGGGCGGCTCGAGTTGCCGATCCTGGCGGGTGTGGCGTCGTATCTGCTGTCCGTCGGCAGCTTCTGGCTGTTCTTCCGCCGCACGCACCTGCCGGTTGACGCAGAACCCGCGCCGGTATCCTGA
- the acnA gene encoding aconitate hydratase AcnA — protein MSTKNSFSAQAKLGDLTYYRLDALQKSGVAPNLDRLPFSIRVMLENVLRNEDGYIVSADDVRTMAGWDARNPQQVEVPFLPARVVMQDFTGVPAVVDLAAMRDAMRRLGKDPRKINPLVPVDLIIDHSVQIDFFGSTLSLQRNADLEFERNAERYEFLAWARQAFDNFRVVPPSTGIIHQVNLEYLSQGIFVRDGVICPDTLVGTDSHTTMINGLGVVGWGVGGIEAEAVMLGQPIYTLTPRVVGFKLSGKLRDGITATDLVLTCTQMLRKKNVVDQFVEFYGPGISALSLPDRATIGNMAPDYGATMGFFPVDAETVSFLRRTNRAKSADLLEAYAKANHLFRTDSTPDPEFTDTLALDLASVEPSLAGPKNPEARVALADMKKSFAASLTAPIKNSGYALPADKLANKAVIKDNGKSYELKHGAVIIAAITSCTNTSNPSVMLGAGLVAKKAVEKGLTVAPQVKTSLAPGSKVVAEYLNESGLQPYLDQLGFNVAAFGCTTCIGNSGPLPEAIAQAITDSQLVAAAVLSGNRNFEGRVNPFAQANYLASPPLVVAYALAGRVDIDLTTEPLGAGKDGQPVYLKDIWPSTQEVNATMARSLKPEHFATQYGNVFDGNERWNAISGITGDLFKWNDWSTYIQNPPYFEHTALSVGTIAPIKGARVLGLFGDKVTTDHISPAGNIAKGGPAAKYLEDHDVAPRDFNQYGTRRGNHEVMMRGTFANIRIKNLMLGGKEGGLTVFDGQELSIYDAAMKYKAAGTPVIVLGGKEYGTGSSRDWAAKGPYLLGVRAVIAESFERIHRSNLVGMGVLPLVFTGGQNAASLGLDGSEQFDIEVPADLKPRQSIAVTATKKDGAPVKFATMARVDTPVEVDYYRNGGILQTVLRRLASE, from the coding sequence ATGTCCACCAAGAACTCGTTTTCCGCCCAGGCCAAACTGGGCGACCTGACGTACTACCGGCTCGACGCCCTGCAGAAGTCCGGCGTCGCGCCCAACCTCGACCGCCTGCCGTTCTCGATCCGGGTGATGCTCGAGAACGTCCTGCGCAACGAAGACGGCTACATCGTCAGCGCCGACGACGTGCGCACGATGGCCGGCTGGGACGCGCGCAACCCGCAGCAGGTCGAGGTCCCGTTCCTGCCGGCGCGCGTCGTCATGCAGGACTTCACGGGCGTGCCGGCGGTCGTCGACCTCGCCGCGATGCGCGACGCCATGCGCCGCCTCGGCAAAGACCCGCGCAAGATCAACCCGCTCGTGCCGGTTGATCTGATCATCGACCACTCCGTACAGATCGACTTCTTCGGCTCGACGCTCTCGCTGCAGCGCAATGCCGACCTCGAGTTCGAGCGCAACGCCGAGCGCTACGAGTTCCTGGCCTGGGCGCGCCAGGCGTTCGACAACTTCCGCGTCGTGCCGCCCTCGACTGGCATCATCCACCAGGTCAATCTGGAATACCTGTCGCAGGGCATCTTCGTGCGCGATGGCGTCATCTGCCCCGACACGCTCGTCGGCACCGACTCGCACACGACGATGATCAACGGGCTCGGCGTCGTCGGCTGGGGCGTCGGCGGCATCGAGGCCGAGGCCGTCATGCTCGGCCAGCCGATCTACACGCTGACGCCGCGCGTGGTCGGTTTCAAGCTGTCCGGCAAGCTGCGCGACGGCATCACCGCCACCGATCTGGTGCTGACCTGCACGCAGATGCTGCGCAAGAAGAACGTGGTCGACCAGTTCGTCGAGTTCTACGGCCCCGGCATCAGCGCGCTCAGCCTGCCCGACCGCGCGACGATCGGCAATATGGCGCCCGACTACGGCGCGACGATGGGCTTCTTCCCGGTCGACGCCGAGACCGTCAGCTTCCTGCGCCGCACGAACCGCGCCAAGTCGGCTGACCTGCTCGAGGCGTATGCCAAGGCGAACCACCTGTTCCGCACCGACAGCACGCCCGACCCCGAATTCACCGATACGCTCGCGCTCGACCTGGCGTCCGTCGAGCCGTCGCTGGCCGGTCCCAAGAACCCCGAAGCGCGCGTCGCGCTCGCCGACATGAAGAAGTCGTTCGCGGCGTCGCTCACCGCGCCGATCAAGAACAGCGGCTATGCCCTGCCCGCCGACAAGCTCGCCAACAAGGCGGTCATCAAGGACAATGGCAAGTCGTACGAGTTGAAGCACGGCGCGGTCATCATCGCGGCGATCACGTCGTGCACGAACACCTCGAACCCGAGCGTCATGCTCGGCGCGGGGCTGGTCGCCAAGAAGGCGGTCGAGAAGGGGCTGACGGTCGCGCCGCAAGTCAAGACGAGCCTCGCACCCGGCTCCAAAGTCGTCGCCGAGTACCTGAACGAATCCGGCCTGCAGCCGTACCTTGACCAGTTGGGCTTCAACGTCGCGGCGTTCGGCTGCACGACCTGCATCGGCAACAGCGGCCCGCTGCCGGAAGCGATCGCGCAAGCGATCACCGACAGCCAGTTGGTCGCCGCGGCAGTGCTGTCCGGCAACCGCAACTTCGAAGGGCGCGTCAACCCGTTCGCGCAGGCCAACTACCTCGCCTCGCCGCCGCTGGTCGTGGCGTACGCGCTGGCCGGCCGCGTCGATATCGACCTGACGACCGAGCCGCTCGGCGCCGGCAAGGACGGCCAGCCGGTCTACCTGAAGGATATCTGGCCGAGCACGCAGGAAGTCAACGCGACGATGGCGCGCTCGCTCAAGCCGGAGCATTTTGCCACTCAGTACGGCAACGTGTTCGACGGCAACGAGCGCTGGAACGCCATCAGCGGCATCACCGGCGACCTGTTCAAGTGGAACGACTGGTCGACCTACATCCAGAACCCGCCGTACTTCGAGCACACGGCGCTCTCCGTCGGCACGATCGCACCGATCAAGGGCGCGCGCGTGCTCGGCCTGTTCGGCGACAAGGTGACGACCGACCACATCTCGCCGGCCGGCAACATCGCCAAGGGCGGCCCGGCGGCGAAGTATCTGGAAGATCACGACGTGGCGCCGCGCGATTTCAACCAGTACGGCACGCGGCGCGGAAACCACGAAGTCATGATGCGCGGCACGTTCGCCAACATCCGCATCAAGAACCTGATGCTGGGCGGCAAAGAAGGCGGTCTGACGGTCTTCGACGGCCAGGAGCTGTCGATCTACGACGCCGCCATGAAGTACAAGGCGGCCGGCACGCCCGTGATCGTGCTGGGCGGCAAAGAGTACGGCACCGGCTCCAGCCGCGACTGGGCGGCCAAAGGCCCGTACCTGCTCGGCGTGCGCGCCGTGATCGCGGAGTCGTTCGAGCGCATCCACCGCAGCAACCTGGTCGGCATGGGCGTCCTGCCGCTCGTCTTCACCGGCGGGCAGAACGCCGCGTCGCTCGGACTCGACGGTTCGGAGCAGTTCGACATCGAGGTGCCGGCCGACCTGAAGCCGCGCCAATCGATCGCGGTCACCGCGACGAAGAAGGACGGCGCGCCGGTGAAGTTCGCGACGATGGCGCGTGTCGACACGCCGGTCGAAGTGGACTACTACCGCAACGGCGGCATCCTGCAGACGGTCCTGCGCCGGCTGGCGAGCGAGTAG